A window from Pongo abelii isolate AG06213 chromosome 6, NHGRI_mPonAbe1-v2.0_pri, whole genome shotgun sequence encodes these proteins:
- the ZNF786 gene encoding zinc finger protein 786 isoform X1: protein MRLGATWAVRGSRVGAEWRGVSARQGRFPRSRWRRSALPRPGGTAGTMAEPPRLPLTFEDVAIYFSEQEWQDLEAWQKELYKHVMRSNYETLISLDDGLPKPELISWIEHGGEPFRKWRESQKSGNIICSSVDMHFDPGFEEQLFWGSQQAVNSGKTKSHFQLDPESQCSFGSFVSFRPDQGITLGSPQRHDARAPPPLAHGPSESTLKEGIPGPRNLDLPGLWDVPTWESTQHPCPVCGESCWENNHLVMHQRGHSKDRTRRAWEKFNKRAETQMPWSSPRVQRHFRCGVCGKSFRRKLCLLRHVAAHTGRGPFQSADGEMCFRHELAHPSHRLPQQGEKPAQCTPCGKGSLPVDSTQARRCQHSREGPASWREGRGASSSVHSGQKPGSRLPQEGSGHQEGDTEALQHRAEGPCSCSECGERSPMSARLASHCRAHTGENPFQCPHCTKRFRLRRLLRVHQHAHGGERQFSCRVCGKGFAKQCKLTEHIRVHSGEKPFWCAKCGRNFRQRGQLLRHQRLHTDEKPFQCPECGLSFRLESMLRAHRLRHGGERPFSCSECGRGFTHQCKLREHLRVHSGERPFQCLECDKRFRLKGILKAHQHTHSKERPFSCGECGKGFTRQSKLTEHLRVHSGERPFQCPECNRSFRLKGQLLSHQRLHTGERPFQCPECDKRYRVKADMKAHQLLHSREMPFSCECGKGFVKHSKLIEHIRTHTGEKPFQCPKCDKSFRLKAQLLSHQGLHTGERPFHCPECDKNFRERGHMLRHQRIHRPERPFACGDCGKGFIYKSKLAEHIRVHTKSCPAPNELDIKKRLSQLFAMIEADWS, encoded by the exons CTACCTCTGACTTTTGAGGATGTTGCCATTTATTTCTCCGAGCAAGAATGGCAGGATCTAGAGGCATGGCAGAAGGAGCTTTACAAGCATGTGATGAGAAGCAATTATGAGACTCTCATCTCTCTAG ATGATGGACTTCCAAAACCAGAACTAATATCCTGGATTGAACACGGGGGAGAGCCTTTCAGGAAATGGAGAGAATCACAGAAATCAGGAAACATAATTTGCTCCTCTGTTGATATGCATTTTGATCCAGGTTTTGAGGAACAGCTGTTTTGGG GAAGCCAGCAGGCTGTGAATtcaggaaaaactaaaagccatTTCCAATTAGATCCTGAGAGCCAGTGTTCCTTTGGATCCTTTGTTTCCTTCAGGCCTGACCAAGGCATCACCCTCGGGAGCCCACAGAGACACGACGCCAGGGCTCCTCCGCCACTAGCCCACGGCCCCAGTGAATCTACCCTAAAAGAAGGAATCCCAGGTCCCAGAAATCTGGATCTTCCTGGTTTGTGGGACGTCCCCACCTGGGAGAGCACCCAGCACCCTTGTCCTGTCTGTGGGGAAAGCTGTTGGGAGAACAACCATTTAGTAATGCACCAGAGAGGCCACTCAAAGGACCGGACACGTAGGGCCTGGGAGAAATTCAACAAGAGGGCGGAGACGCAGATGCCGTGGAGCAGCCCTCGGGTACAGAGGCACTTCCGGTGTGGCGTGTGCGGTAAGAGCTTCCGCCGGAAGCTGTGTCTGCTGCGCCATGTGGCGGCCCACACGGGGAGGGGCCCCTTCCAGAGCGCTGACGGTGAAATGTGCTTCCGACACGAGCTGGCCCATCCCAGCCACCGCCTCCCGCAGCAGGGGGAGAAGCCTGCTCAGTGCACCCCATGCGGCAAGGGCTCCCTCCCAGTGGACAGCACGCAGGCTCGCCGGTGCCAGCACAGCCGGGAGGGGCCGGCCTCTTGGAGAGAAGGCCGCGGGGCCTCCAGCAGTGTGCACTCGGGACAGAAGCCAGGCTCGCGCCTGCCCCAGGAGGGGAGCGGCCACCAGGAAGGGGACACGGAGGCGCTGCAGCACCGCGCAGAGGGGCCCTGCTCCTGCTCGGAGTGTGGCGAGCGCTCCCCTATGAGCGCCAGACTCGCCAGCCACTGCAGGGCGCATACTGGAGAAAATCCCTTCCAGTGTCCGCATTGCACCAAGCGCTTCCGCCTGCGCCGCCTGCTGCGGGTCCACCAGCACGCGCACGGTGGGGAGAGACAGTTCTCCTGCAGGGTGTGTGGCAAGGGCTTCGCCAAGCAGTGTAAACTCACGGAGCACATTCGAGTCCACAGCGGAGAGAAGCCTTTCTGGTGTGCCAAGTGTGGCAGGAACTTCCGTCAGAGGGGACAGCTGCTGCGGCACCAGCGGCTGCACACGGACGAGAAGCCCTTTCAGTGCCCAGAGTGTGGGCTGAGCTTCCGCCTGGAGAGCATGCTGAGAGCCCACCGGCTCCGGCACGGTGGGGAGAGGCCGTTCTCTTGTAGCGAGTGTGGCAGAGGCTTCACCCACCAGTGCAAGCTCCGTGAGCACTTGAGAGTGCACAGCGGGGAGAGGCCCTTCCAGTGCCTGGAGTGCGACAAGCGCTTCCGCCTGAAGGGCATCCTGAAGGCCCACCAGCACACGCACAGCAAGGAGAGGCCGTTCTCATGCGGGGAGTGTGGCAAGGGCTTCACCAGACAATCCAAGCTCACGGAGCACTTGCGCGTGCACAGCGGGGAGAGACCCTTCCAGTGCCCGGAGTGCAACAGGAGCTTCCGCCTGAAGGGGCAGCTGCTCAGCCACCAGCGCCTGCACACGGGAGAGAGGCCCTTCCAGTGTCCGGAGTGCGACAAGCGCTATCGCGTGAAGGCCGACATGAAGGCCCACCAGCTGCTGCACAGCAGGGAGATGCCTTTCTCCTGTGAGTGTGGCAAGGGCTTTGTGAAGCACTCCAAGCTCATCGAACACATCAGGACGCACACGGGAGAGAAGCCTTTTCAGTGTCCCAAGTGTGACAAGAGTTTCCGCCTGAAGGCGCAGCTGCTCAGCCATCAGGGCCTGCACACAGGGGAGAGGCCTTTCCACTGCCCTGAGTGTGACAAGAACTTCCGGGAAAGGGGACACATGCTGAGGCACCAGCGCATCCACAGGCCCGAGAGGCCCTTTGCCTGTGGCGACTGTGGAAAGGGCTTCATTTACAAGTCTAAGCTTGCAGAGCACATCAGAGTACACACAAAATCCTGTCCTGCTCCAAATGAACTGGACATTAAGAAAAGGCTCAGCCAACTGTTTGCAATGATAGAAGCCGATTGGAGTTGA
- the ZNF786 gene encoding zinc finger protein 786 isoform X3, producing MKTVLWNKMEDDGLPKPELISWIEHGGEPFRKWRESQKSGNIICSSVDMHFDPGFEEQLFWGSQQAVNSGKTKSHFQLDPESQCSFGSFVSFRPDQGITLGSPQRHDARAPPPLAHGPSESTLKEGIPGPRNLDLPGLWDVPTWESTQHPCPVCGESCWENNHLVMHQRGHSKDRTRRAWEKFNKRAETQMPWSSPRVQRHFRCGVCGKSFRRKLCLLRHVAAHTGRGPFQSADGEMCFRHELAHPSHRLPQQGEKPAQCTPCGKGSLPVDSTQARRCQHSREGPASWREGRGASSSVHSGQKPGSRLPQEGSGHQEGDTEALQHRAEGPCSCSECGERSPMSARLASHCRAHTGENPFQCPHCTKRFRLRRLLRVHQHAHGGERQFSCRVCGKGFAKQCKLTEHIRVHSGEKPFWCAKCGRNFRQRGQLLRHQRLHTDEKPFQCPECGLSFRLESMLRAHRLRHGGERPFSCSECGRGFTHQCKLREHLRVHSGERPFQCLECDKRFRLKGILKAHQHTHSKERPFSCGECGKGFTRQSKLTEHLRVHSGERPFQCPECNRSFRLKGQLLSHQRLHTGERPFQCPECDKRYRVKADMKAHQLLHSREMPFSCECGKGFVKHSKLIEHIRTHTGEKPFQCPKCDKSFRLKAQLLSHQGLHTGERPFHCPECDKNFRERGHMLRHQRIHRPERPFACGDCGKGFIYKSKLAEHIRVHTKSCPAPNELDIKKRLSQLFAMIEADWS from the exons ATGAAGACAGTCTTATGGAACAAGATGGAAG ATGATGGACTTCCAAAACCAGAACTAATATCCTGGATTGAACACGGGGGAGAGCCTTTCAGGAAATGGAGAGAATCACAGAAATCAGGAAACATAATTTGCTCCTCTGTTGATATGCATTTTGATCCAGGTTTTGAGGAACAGCTGTTTTGGG GAAGCCAGCAGGCTGTGAATtcaggaaaaactaaaagccatTTCCAATTAGATCCTGAGAGCCAGTGTTCCTTTGGATCCTTTGTTTCCTTCAGGCCTGACCAAGGCATCACCCTCGGGAGCCCACAGAGACACGACGCCAGGGCTCCTCCGCCACTAGCCCACGGCCCCAGTGAATCTACCCTAAAAGAAGGAATCCCAGGTCCCAGAAATCTGGATCTTCCTGGTTTGTGGGACGTCCCCACCTGGGAGAGCACCCAGCACCCTTGTCCTGTCTGTGGGGAAAGCTGTTGGGAGAACAACCATTTAGTAATGCACCAGAGAGGCCACTCAAAGGACCGGACACGTAGGGCCTGGGAGAAATTCAACAAGAGGGCGGAGACGCAGATGCCGTGGAGCAGCCCTCGGGTACAGAGGCACTTCCGGTGTGGCGTGTGCGGTAAGAGCTTCCGCCGGAAGCTGTGTCTGCTGCGCCATGTGGCGGCCCACACGGGGAGGGGCCCCTTCCAGAGCGCTGACGGTGAAATGTGCTTCCGACACGAGCTGGCCCATCCCAGCCACCGCCTCCCGCAGCAGGGGGAGAAGCCTGCTCAGTGCACCCCATGCGGCAAGGGCTCCCTCCCAGTGGACAGCACGCAGGCTCGCCGGTGCCAGCACAGCCGGGAGGGGCCGGCCTCTTGGAGAGAAGGCCGCGGGGCCTCCAGCAGTGTGCACTCGGGACAGAAGCCAGGCTCGCGCCTGCCCCAGGAGGGGAGCGGCCACCAGGAAGGGGACACGGAGGCGCTGCAGCACCGCGCAGAGGGGCCCTGCTCCTGCTCGGAGTGTGGCGAGCGCTCCCCTATGAGCGCCAGACTCGCCAGCCACTGCAGGGCGCATACTGGAGAAAATCCCTTCCAGTGTCCGCATTGCACCAAGCGCTTCCGCCTGCGCCGCCTGCTGCGGGTCCACCAGCACGCGCACGGTGGGGAGAGACAGTTCTCCTGCAGGGTGTGTGGCAAGGGCTTCGCCAAGCAGTGTAAACTCACGGAGCACATTCGAGTCCACAGCGGAGAGAAGCCTTTCTGGTGTGCCAAGTGTGGCAGGAACTTCCGTCAGAGGGGACAGCTGCTGCGGCACCAGCGGCTGCACACGGACGAGAAGCCCTTTCAGTGCCCAGAGTGTGGGCTGAGCTTCCGCCTGGAGAGCATGCTGAGAGCCCACCGGCTCCGGCACGGTGGGGAGAGGCCGTTCTCTTGTAGCGAGTGTGGCAGAGGCTTCACCCACCAGTGCAAGCTCCGTGAGCACTTGAGAGTGCACAGCGGGGAGAGGCCCTTCCAGTGCCTGGAGTGCGACAAGCGCTTCCGCCTGAAGGGCATCCTGAAGGCCCACCAGCACACGCACAGCAAGGAGAGGCCGTTCTCATGCGGGGAGTGTGGCAAGGGCTTCACCAGACAATCCAAGCTCACGGAGCACTTGCGCGTGCACAGCGGGGAGAGACCCTTCCAGTGCCCGGAGTGCAACAGGAGCTTCCGCCTGAAGGGGCAGCTGCTCAGCCACCAGCGCCTGCACACGGGAGAGAGGCCCTTCCAGTGTCCGGAGTGCGACAAGCGCTATCGCGTGAAGGCCGACATGAAGGCCCACCAGCTGCTGCACAGCAGGGAGATGCCTTTCTCCTGTGAGTGTGGCAAGGGCTTTGTGAAGCACTCCAAGCTCATCGAACACATCAGGACGCACACGGGAGAGAAGCCTTTTCAGTGTCCCAAGTGTGACAAGAGTTTCCGCCTGAAGGCGCAGCTGCTCAGCCATCAGGGCCTGCACACAGGGGAGAGGCCTTTCCACTGCCCTGAGTGTGACAAGAACTTCCGGGAAAGGGGACACATGCTGAGGCACCAGCGCATCCACAGGCCCGAGAGGCCCTTTGCCTGTGGCGACTGTGGAAAGGGCTTCATTTACAAGTCTAAGCTTGCAGAGCACATCAGAGTACACACAAAATCCTGTCCTGCTCCAAATGAACTGGACATTAAGAAAAGGCTCAGCCAACTGTTTGCAATGATAGAAGCCGATTGGAGTTGA
- the ZNF786 gene encoding zinc finger protein 786 isoform X2: protein MRSNYETLISLDDGLPKPELISWIEHGGEPFRKWRESQKSGNIICSSVDMHFDPGFEEQLFWGSQQAVNSGKTKSHFQLDPESQCSFGSFVSFRPDQGITLGSPQRHDARAPPPLAHGPSESTLKEGIPGPRNLDLPGLWDVPTWESTQHPCPVCGESCWENNHLVMHQRGHSKDRTRRAWEKFNKRAETQMPWSSPRVQRHFRCGVCGKSFRRKLCLLRHVAAHTGRGPFQSADGEMCFRHELAHPSHRLPQQGEKPAQCTPCGKGSLPVDSTQARRCQHSREGPASWREGRGASSSVHSGQKPGSRLPQEGSGHQEGDTEALQHRAEGPCSCSECGERSPMSARLASHCRAHTGENPFQCPHCTKRFRLRRLLRVHQHAHGGERQFSCRVCGKGFAKQCKLTEHIRVHSGEKPFWCAKCGRNFRQRGQLLRHQRLHTDEKPFQCPECGLSFRLESMLRAHRLRHGGERPFSCSECGRGFTHQCKLREHLRVHSGERPFQCLECDKRFRLKGILKAHQHTHSKERPFSCGECGKGFTRQSKLTEHLRVHSGERPFQCPECNRSFRLKGQLLSHQRLHTGERPFQCPECDKRYRVKADMKAHQLLHSREMPFSCECGKGFVKHSKLIEHIRTHTGEKPFQCPKCDKSFRLKAQLLSHQGLHTGERPFHCPECDKNFRERGHMLRHQRIHRPERPFACGDCGKGFIYKSKLAEHIRVHTKSCPAPNELDIKKRLSQLFAMIEADWS from the exons ATGAGAAGCAATTATGAGACTCTCATCTCTCTAG ATGATGGACTTCCAAAACCAGAACTAATATCCTGGATTGAACACGGGGGAGAGCCTTTCAGGAAATGGAGAGAATCACAGAAATCAGGAAACATAATTTGCTCCTCTGTTGATATGCATTTTGATCCAGGTTTTGAGGAACAGCTGTTTTGGG GAAGCCAGCAGGCTGTGAATtcaggaaaaactaaaagccatTTCCAATTAGATCCTGAGAGCCAGTGTTCCTTTGGATCCTTTGTTTCCTTCAGGCCTGACCAAGGCATCACCCTCGGGAGCCCACAGAGACACGACGCCAGGGCTCCTCCGCCACTAGCCCACGGCCCCAGTGAATCTACCCTAAAAGAAGGAATCCCAGGTCCCAGAAATCTGGATCTTCCTGGTTTGTGGGACGTCCCCACCTGGGAGAGCACCCAGCACCCTTGTCCTGTCTGTGGGGAAAGCTGTTGGGAGAACAACCATTTAGTAATGCACCAGAGAGGCCACTCAAAGGACCGGACACGTAGGGCCTGGGAGAAATTCAACAAGAGGGCGGAGACGCAGATGCCGTGGAGCAGCCCTCGGGTACAGAGGCACTTCCGGTGTGGCGTGTGCGGTAAGAGCTTCCGCCGGAAGCTGTGTCTGCTGCGCCATGTGGCGGCCCACACGGGGAGGGGCCCCTTCCAGAGCGCTGACGGTGAAATGTGCTTCCGACACGAGCTGGCCCATCCCAGCCACCGCCTCCCGCAGCAGGGGGAGAAGCCTGCTCAGTGCACCCCATGCGGCAAGGGCTCCCTCCCAGTGGACAGCACGCAGGCTCGCCGGTGCCAGCACAGCCGGGAGGGGCCGGCCTCTTGGAGAGAAGGCCGCGGGGCCTCCAGCAGTGTGCACTCGGGACAGAAGCCAGGCTCGCGCCTGCCCCAGGAGGGGAGCGGCCACCAGGAAGGGGACACGGAGGCGCTGCAGCACCGCGCAGAGGGGCCCTGCTCCTGCTCGGAGTGTGGCGAGCGCTCCCCTATGAGCGCCAGACTCGCCAGCCACTGCAGGGCGCATACTGGAGAAAATCCCTTCCAGTGTCCGCATTGCACCAAGCGCTTCCGCCTGCGCCGCCTGCTGCGGGTCCACCAGCACGCGCACGGTGGGGAGAGACAGTTCTCCTGCAGGGTGTGTGGCAAGGGCTTCGCCAAGCAGTGTAAACTCACGGAGCACATTCGAGTCCACAGCGGAGAGAAGCCTTTCTGGTGTGCCAAGTGTGGCAGGAACTTCCGTCAGAGGGGACAGCTGCTGCGGCACCAGCGGCTGCACACGGACGAGAAGCCCTTTCAGTGCCCAGAGTGTGGGCTGAGCTTCCGCCTGGAGAGCATGCTGAGAGCCCACCGGCTCCGGCACGGTGGGGAGAGGCCGTTCTCTTGTAGCGAGTGTGGCAGAGGCTTCACCCACCAGTGCAAGCTCCGTGAGCACTTGAGAGTGCACAGCGGGGAGAGGCCCTTCCAGTGCCTGGAGTGCGACAAGCGCTTCCGCCTGAAGGGCATCCTGAAGGCCCACCAGCACACGCACAGCAAGGAGAGGCCGTTCTCATGCGGGGAGTGTGGCAAGGGCTTCACCAGACAATCCAAGCTCACGGAGCACTTGCGCGTGCACAGCGGGGAGAGACCCTTCCAGTGCCCGGAGTGCAACAGGAGCTTCCGCCTGAAGGGGCAGCTGCTCAGCCACCAGCGCCTGCACACGGGAGAGAGGCCCTTCCAGTGTCCGGAGTGCGACAAGCGCTATCGCGTGAAGGCCGACATGAAGGCCCACCAGCTGCTGCACAGCAGGGAGATGCCTTTCTCCTGTGAGTGTGGCAAGGGCTTTGTGAAGCACTCCAAGCTCATCGAACACATCAGGACGCACACGGGAGAGAAGCCTTTTCAGTGTCCCAAGTGTGACAAGAGTTTCCGCCTGAAGGCGCAGCTGCTCAGCCATCAGGGCCTGCACACAGGGGAGAGGCCTTTCCACTGCCCTGAGTGTGACAAGAACTTCCGGGAAAGGGGACACATGCTGAGGCACCAGCGCATCCACAGGCCCGAGAGGCCCTTTGCCTGTGGCGACTGTGGAAAGGGCTTCATTTACAAGTCTAAGCTTGCAGAGCACATCAGAGTACACACAAAATCCTGTCCTGCTCCAAATGAACTGGACATTAAGAAAAGGCTCAGCCAACTGTTTGCAATGATAGAAGCCGATTGGAGTTGA